From a single Xiphophorus maculatus strain JP 163 A chromosome 5, X_maculatus-5.0-male, whole genome shotgun sequence genomic region:
- the LOC102228485 gene encoding suppressor of cytokine signaling 1-like: MVRDSLDRTSDQNQKREPAAEPQSPRQNPEESHRPERAAEKINTENKDSAGSKLDFLLWCKLKFEEESESWRLPETGADADGLPTHIRPFTSFAEYRLVKLTYLQLQESGFYWGPMTMEEAHQRLTHAALGTFLLRDSGQPDVFFTLSYQSEDGPTSVRVQLNNLLFSLHGSQKTFPSLFALLAFYTSSPCRLTEPYRRQRPERLKQMCRRALVRTYGAERMCTSPGLSPDVKAYVGAYPYCT; encoded by the exons ATGGTCAGAGACAGTCTGGACAGAACGTCTGATCAGAACCAAAAACGGGAGCCAGCAGCTGAGCCACAGAGTCCAAGGCAGAACCCAGAGGAGTCACATCGACCCGAACGAGCAGcggaaaaaataaacacagaaaacaaggaCTCTGCAGGATCAAAGCTAGACTTTCTGCTCTGGTGCAAACTCAAATTCGAGGAGGAGTCGGAGTCCTGGAGGCTG CCAGAGACAGGAGCAGATGCTGACGGCTTGCCCACACACATCCGTCCATTCACCAGCTTTGCAGAGTATCGTCTGGTCAAACTCACCTACCTACAGCTGCAGGAAAGTGGTTTCTACTGGGGGCCCATGACCATGGAGGAAGCACACCAAAGACTCACTCACGCAGCTCTGGGAACTTTCCTTCTCAG GGACAGCGGCCAGCCCGATGTTTTCTTCACTCTCAGCTACCAAAGCGAAGACGGCCCCACCAGCGTCCGTGTCCAGCTGAACAACCTGCTCTTCAGCCTGCATGGCAGCCAAAAAACTTTCCCTTCGCTGTTCGCTTTGCTTGCCTTCTACACCAGCTCCCCCTGTAGGCTGACTGAGCCCTACCGCAGGCAGCGGCCGGAGCGCCTAAAACAGATGTGCAGGAGAGCTCTGGTACGAACCTACGGTGCCGAAAGGATGTGCACCTCACCTGGACTCAGCCCTGATGTTAAGGCTTATGTCGGTGCGTACCCGTACTGTACATAG